In the genome of Fulvivirga maritima, one region contains:
- a CDS encoding S41 family peptidase yields the protein MKGKKLIFSSVLLITIFSFFAFSSPGQRYFEIAKNLEIFATLFKEVNAMYVDEVNPNETIKVGIDAMLASLDPYTNYIPEDQIEDYRTMSTGQYAGIGAVTGRMNGKIKIMMLVEGHSAQNNGLHIGDEVIKIDGIDVTNMNNEEIGELMKGQANTSVSLTVLRYGHEDPLTLDFKREKVKIKNVPYYGMVSNDIGYIKQTQFTMQAGKEVSDALNELKDKGAKKVILDLRGNPGGLLMEAVNITNVFIPKGKEVVSTKGKLEENNSTYKTLNSPDDTEIPIAVLINSGSASASEIVAGTIQDYDRGVIIGEKSFGKGLVQQTRPLSYNAQLKVTTAKYYTPSGRCIQALDYSHRNDDGSVGKVPDSLKVEFFTQNHRSVYDGGGIDPDIEVEHEKISPISLTLYTNGLIFDFASKYHAEHDKIAPAKDFELSDAEYDEFVKWLKDKDYGYTTDAEKTLEDLNEYAHEEKYYSEIEGQLKALKATLMESKSNDLYDFKKQLKTILEEEITSRYYLDNGSIESTFDHDTDIKTAKLILNDSEKYYSILKSN from the coding sequence ATGAAAGGAAAGAAACTCATTTTCTCATCTGTTTTATTAATCACAATTTTCAGCTTTTTTGCCTTCAGTTCACCAGGACAGCGCTATTTTGAGATTGCTAAAAACCTGGAAATATTTGCTACTCTTTTTAAGGAGGTAAATGCCATGTATGTAGATGAGGTGAACCCAAATGAAACTATCAAGGTGGGTATAGATGCCATGCTGGCTTCTTTAGACCCTTACACTAACTACATACCTGAAGATCAGATAGAAGACTACCGCACCATGAGCACCGGACAGTACGCGGGCATAGGTGCCGTAACTGGTCGCATGAACGGAAAAATTAAAATAATGATGCTTGTAGAAGGTCATTCAGCCCAAAACAATGGCCTCCACATAGGTGATGAAGTCATTAAAATTGATGGCATTGATGTGACTAATATGAATAATGAGGAGATTGGCGAGTTGATGAAAGGCCAGGCTAACACTTCAGTATCTCTAACAGTATTGCGATATGGACATGAAGATCCGCTTACCCTTGATTTCAAAAGAGAAAAAGTGAAGATTAAAAATGTGCCTTATTACGGCATGGTAAGCAATGACATAGGTTATATTAAACAGACACAGTTTACCATGCAGGCTGGCAAAGAAGTAAGTGATGCACTCAATGAATTAAAAGACAAAGGAGCTAAAAAAGTTATACTTGACCTGAGAGGTAATCCTGGAGGTCTTTTAATGGAAGCGGTAAATATTACTAATGTATTTATTCCTAAAGGAAAAGAAGTGGTGAGCACCAAGGGTAAGTTAGAAGAAAACAACTCTACCTACAAAACACTCAACTCACCTGATGATACTGAAATACCTATTGCAGTACTGATCAATAGCGGTAGTGCTTCTGCCTCTGAGATAGTGGCAGGTACCATACAAGATTATGATCGTGGTGTAATTATAGGTGAAAAATCTTTCGGCAAAGGGCTTGTACAACAGACCAGACCTCTTTCTTACAACGCTCAGCTTAAAGTGACCACAGCAAAATATTATACCCCCAGCGGCCGCTGTATACAAGCACTAGATTATAGTCACAGAAATGATGACGGTAGTGTGGGCAAAGTGCCTGATTCACTAAAAGTAGAATTCTTCACCCAAAACCACAGGTCAGTATATGATGGTGGTGGCATAGACCCTGATATAGAGGTAGAACATGAGAAGATATCACCTATCTCTCTTACCTTATACACCAATGGCCTTATTTTCGACTTTGCTTCTAAATACCACGCTGAGCATGATAAAATAGCTCCTGCCAAAGATTTTGAGCTATCTGATGCTGAGTACGACGAATTCGTGAAATGGTTAAAAGACAAAGACTATGGCTATACAACTGATGCCGAAAAAACATTAGAAGACCTTAATGAATATGCTCATGAAGAAAAGTATTACTCTGAAATTGAAGGTCAGCTTAAAGCTTTAAAAGCTACTCTGATGGAGAGCAAGTCCAATGACTTATATGACTTTAAAAAGCAGCTCAAGACCATATTAGAAGAAGAAATCACTTCTCGTTATTATTTAGATAATGGTTCTATAGAATCTACTTTTGATCATGACACAGACATAAAAACTGCCAAATTGATCTTAAACGATTCAGAGAAATACTATTCGATCCTTAAATCGAATTAA
- a CDS encoding C40 family peptidase, producing MEIIKKLLKEKLFYVVLGIIFLINSAMNINKSQNADLLDEYYSHKAVAKDTVTGLDIEGEEGLANAKTRRDSIIDYALQLQGVPYKYAGKGPSSFDCSGFTCYVFRNFNVSLPASSQLQSKFGEEIDTKEVQKGDILIFKSPTKGVNRVGHVGIAIANNNGKISFIHSSTSRGVVIDSLAHRHYNARYMGARRVLQDD from the coding sequence ATGGAAATTATTAAGAAACTTTTAAAAGAGAAGTTATTTTATGTAGTGCTAGGGATCATATTTCTGATTAATAGCGCTATGAATATTAATAAATCACAAAACGCCGATCTTCTGGATGAGTATTACAGTCATAAGGCAGTAGCAAAAGATACTGTGACTGGTCTGGATATAGAAGGGGAGGAGGGATTAGCTAATGCCAAAACCCGAAGAGATAGCATTATAGATTATGCTTTGCAACTACAAGGCGTTCCTTATAAATATGCAGGCAAAGGGCCTTCTTCTTTTGATTGCTCTGGTTTTACCTGTTATGTATTTAGAAATTTCAATGTTTCGCTGCCGGCCTCATCTCAGCTACAATCTAAGTTTGGTGAGGAGATAGATACTAAAGAGGTACAAAAAGGAGATATACTTATTTTTAAAAGTCCTACCAAAGGAGTGAATAGAGTAGGTCACGTAGGTATTGCTATAGCTAATAATAACGGGAAAATAAGCTTTATTCATAGCTCTACCAGCCGTGGAGTAGTAATTGACAGCCTGGCGCACAGGCACTACAATGCACGCTACATGGGAGCGCGCAGAGTGCTGCAAGATGATTAA
- a CDS encoding carbonic anhydrase, translating into MEKTYNKLIEGNKKWADEKLEIDKDFFMNLSKGQSPEFLWIGCSDSRVPANEITNTNSGEIFVHRNVANLVVHTDMNFLSVLQYSVEVLKVKHIIICGHYGCGGVQTAMTNKDAGLVNNWLRNIKDVYDKYQDELDAIEDETAKNNRLVELNAIEQAYNLARTSIVQNAWREEICMYMRGYMDLAPAASPS; encoded by the coding sequence ATGGAAAAAACATATAATAAACTAATCGAAGGAAACAAGAAGTGGGCCGATGAGAAGTTGGAAATTGACAAGGACTTTTTTATGAACTTGTCAAAAGGTCAATCACCTGAGTTCCTTTGGATCGGTTGTTCTGACAGTAGGGTACCTGCTAATGAAATTACTAATACTAACTCAGGAGAAATATTTGTTCACAGAAATGTGGCCAATTTAGTAGTACATACAGATATGAATTTTCTCAGTGTACTGCAGTATTCAGTAGAAGTATTAAAGGTAAAACACATTATTATTTGCGGCCATTACGGCTGCGGAGGTGTGCAAACCGCTATGACTAATAAAGATGCAGGACTGGTAAACAACTGGCTTAGAAATATTAAAGATGTATATGATAAATACCAGGATGAACTAGATGCTATTGAAGATGAAACTGCTAAAAACAATCGCTTAGTGGAGCTTAACGCAATAGAGCAAGCTTACAACCTGGCCAGAACATCTATAGTACAGAACGCTTGGCGCGAAGAGATCTGCATGTACATGCGTGGGTATATGGACTTAGCACCGGCCGCATCACCGAGCTAG